In one Mus caroli chromosome 14, CAROLI_EIJ_v1.1, whole genome shotgun sequence genomic region, the following are encoded:
- the LOC110309711 gene encoding vomeronasal type-2 receptor 116-like, translating into MKQLCAFTISFLFLKFSLILCCFTXPSCFWRIKNSEDNDGDMQRECHFYLGAVDKPIEDNFYNSLLKFRIAASEYEFLLVMFFATDEINKNPYLLPNITLMFSIIGGNCHDLLRGLDQXYTQINGRMNFVNYFCYLDDSCAXGLTGPSWKTSLKLAMHSSMPLVFFGSFNPKLRDHDRLHHVHQVATKDTHLSHGMVSLMFHFRWTWIGLVISDDDQGIQFLSDLREESQRHGICLAFVNMIPENMQIYMTRAAIYDKQIMTSLAKVVIIYGEMNSTLEVSFRRWEDLGAQRIWITTSQWDVITNKKEFTLNLFHGTIIFAHHRFEIPKFKKFMQTMDTAKYPVNISHAILEWNYFNCSISKNSSKMDHVSSLMKTRVFTNPVGELVNMKHRENQCTEYDIFLIWNFPQGLGLKVKIGSYLPCLPQRQQLHISDDLEWAMGGTSVPSSVCSVACTAGFRKIRQKETADCCFDCVQCPENEVSNETADMEQCVKCPDDKYAXIEKTHCLSRAVSFLAYEDPLGMALGCIALSFSAITILVLITFLKYKDTPIVKANNRILSYXLLISLVFCFLCSLLFIGHPNQVXCILQQTTFGVFFTVSVSTVLAKTITVVMAFKLTTPGRRMRGMLVTGAPKLVIPICTLIQXVLCGIWLVTSPPFLDRDIQSEHGKIVILCNKGSVIAFHVVLGYLGSLALGSFTLAFLARNLPDTFNEAKFLTFSMLVFCSVWVTFLPVSHSTRDKVMVAVEIFSILTSSVGMLRCIFAPKIYIILLRPDRNSVQRVKEDSYI; encoded by the exons ATGAAGCAGCTCTGTGCTTTcactatttcatttttgtttctgaagttTTCTCTCATCTTGTGCTGTTTTACTGANCCAAGTTGCTTTTGGAGGATAAAGAATAGTGAAGATAATGATGGAGATATGCAAAGGGAATGTCATTTTTACCTTGGGGCAGTTGATAAACCAATTgaagataatttttataattcacttttaaaatttag AATTGCAGCAAGTGAATATGAGTTTCTTCTGGTAATGTTTTTTGCTACTGATGAGATCAACAAGAATCCTTATCTTTTACCCAACATAACTTTGATGTTCTCCATCATTGGTGGAAACTGTCATGATTTATTGAGAGGTTTGGATCAAGNatatacacaaataaatggacGTAtgaattttgttaattatttctgttatttagATGATTCATGTGCCNTAGGTCTTACAGGACCATCATGGAAAACATCCTTAAAACTGGCAATGCATTCTTCGATGCCACTG GTTTTCTTTGGATCATTTAATCCTAAACTACGTGACCATGACCGGCTGCACCATGTCCATCAAGTAGCCACCAAGGACACACATTTGTCCCATGGCATGGTCTCCTTGATGTTTCATTTTAGATGGACTTGGATAGGACTGGTCATCTCAGATGATGATCAGGGTATTCAGTTTCTCTCAGATTTAAGAGAAGAAAGCCAAAGGCATGGGATCTGTTTAGCTTTTGTTAATATGATCCCAGAAAACATGCAGATATACATGACAAGGGCTGCAATATATGATAAACAAATTATGACATCTTTAGCAAAGGTTGTTATCATTTATGGTGAAATGAATTCTACACTGGAAGTAAGCTTTAGAAGATGGGAAGATTTAGGTGCTCAGAGAATCTGGATCACAACCTCACAATGGGATGTCatcacaaataaaaaagaattcaccCTTAATCTCTTCCATGGGACTATTATTTTTGCACACCACAGATTTGAGattcctaaatttaaaaaatttatgcaAACAATGGACACTGCCAAATATCCAGTAAATATCTCTCATGCTATATTGGAgtggaattattttaattgttcaaTCTCTAAGAACAGCAGTAAAATGGATCAT GTGTCTTCCTTGATGAAAACCAGGGTATTTACGAACCCTGTTGGAGAACTGGTGAACATGAAGCATAGGGAAAATCAGTGTACCGAGTATGACATTTTCCTCATTTGGAATTTTCCACAAGGCCTtggattaaaagtgaaaataggaaGCTATTTACCTTGTTTACCACAGAGACAACAACTTCATATATCTGATGATTTGGAATGGGCCATGGGAGGAACATCA GTTCCCTCCTCTGTGTGTAGTGTGGCATGTACTGCAGGATTCAGGAAAATTCGTCAGAAAGAAACAGCAGACTGCTGCTTTGATTGTGTTCAGTGCCCAGAAAATGAGGTTTCCAATGAAACAG CAGATATGGAACAGTGTGTGAAGTGTCCAGATGATAAGTATGCCAANATAGAGAAAACCCACTGCCTCTCAAGAGCTGTATCATTTCTGGCTTATGAAGATCCCTTGGGGATGGCTCTAGGCTGCATAGCACTGTCCTTCTCAGCCATCACAATTCTAGTACTAATCACATTTTTGAAGTACAAGGATACTCCCATTGTGAAGGCCAATAACCGCATTCTCAGCTACNTCCTGCTCATCTCTCTAGTCTTCTGCTTTCTNTGCTCCCTGCTCTTCATTGGACATCCNAACCAGGTCNCCTGCATCTTGCAGCAGACCACATTTGGAGTatttttcactgtgtctgtttctaCAGTGTTGGCCAAAACAATAACTGTGGTCATGGCTTTCAAGCTCACTACTCCAGGAAGAAGAATGAGAGGGATGTTGGTAACAGGGGCACCTAAGTTGGTCATTCCCATTTGTACCCTAATCCAANttgttctctgtggaatctgGTTGGTAACATCTCCTCCATTTCTTGACAGAGATATACAATCTGAGCATGGGAAGATTGTCATTCTTTGCAATAAAGGCTCTGTCATTGCCTTCCATGTTGTCCTGGGATACTTGGGCTCCTTGGCTCTGGGGAGCTTCACTTTGGCTTTCTTGGCTAGGAACCTTCCTGACAC